The stretch of DNA agtgATACAATACTATTCAAATGTCATCTGTTGTCCCCAAAATGTCTTACAGCTACTTTTTGCCCAGTCCAGGATCTAATCCAAGACCATCGGCTGCGTGTGGTAGTCACGGCTCCTTATTCTCCTTTAACCTGGCACCTCGGTGGTGTCGATTCCTGCCATCTACAAATGGCTTTTCCTTTGTTCAAACCCATTTTTTCGTCTTTCATGGCTCTTTTTATAAATGTTCATTTACATTTTGCaaaattcttattaaattttgttctaagtactttatcTTTTCTGTTGCCATTGTAATTGGGGTTTTTCTGTCATTCTTACTGTAAGTAGTTATTGTTTGTGGGTACAAACACTATTGAGTTAACTGTTATTTTATGAATTGCTTCCCTTCTGAATTGTTATTGTTTGGGCTAATTTTATCATTGACTCCCTTATGGCTTACCAGGACAATTTCTATACCATCTATAGCTTCTTCAGTTTCTGATTCTTACATCTCTACTTTATCTTGTCTAATTACAATGGCTAATGCCACTAGTACAATGTTAAATGATGAGAGAGTGGATATCTGTGCTTTATCTGCATTTCACACGAAGTACCTCTGTTGGCCCAGAGATTGAGACAGAGATAGATATCATATTAAGGGGATATCcatcaatttccttttttttctttgttctagtGTCTATGGGGAAAATCTTTCCTCATATTTAACCAACTTTCCATTCCACAAATAAATTCCACCTGATCATAATGTATTATTTTGATAATATGAAGTCTGATTCAGTTCACTAATGTTTAATAGTTTTGTTATCAATAGGTGATAtcactgtaattttcttttttgcattgtCTTTAGCAGACTTAGTTATCAATATTATATACTTcataaaaaatgcattaaaaatcttGGGAGCTTTCTTTTGTTGTATTTGCTCTAGAACAAATTATGAAGCACTGGAACTATCTGGGCTTTGAAAGTTTGGTCAAATtcccctgtgaaaccatctgggccTGTTGCctttggagggagggggagtgtagttttttgatgaatttctctatttcttctgtAGAAATTAATAGAGTTTTCTGTCTCTAATGCAGTCATTTTTATAAACCATTTCTCTAGGAAATTATCCACTTCTAGTTTTTCAAACGTATTTGcataaatgtatataaagtactctcacgatttttataatttcttttgtcTCAATGGTATTTTCCCTTATCCTTTCTAAGTTTATATGTTTGcgttttctcccttttttctgaTAAGTAACTATTAAATACTCTTAAGTaactattttttgttaatttttttgtaagaGATTTTGGTTTATACTCTACTTAAGTAATGTCAGTGTTTAATTATTGGTACTATTTTTTCTTGGATGTTCTTTTGATTGGTGTGATGTcttttttctaactttttgaaTTGGAGATTTTCTTGACACAAGTATTTAAGGACTATGGTAGatagaataatggcccccaatGATGTCTTTGTCCTACTTCTCAGAACCTGTGACTATTACCTTACCTCACAAAAGGGGATCAAGGATGCAGGGTACAATTAAGGCTGGGAGTCAGCTGACTGAGATGGGGAGAGCGGGCCCATCTAATCACAGGGGAGAACTCTGCAGCCCAGCTCCGGGGCGATTTCTGTCACCACAGCACAGAGGCCAGGACAGAAGGAGGGACAGTGGCGGCAGCAGGTAATACACCAGCATTTCCTCCTAGTGGAGAAGGAACTGAAGTGGTCCAATCCGTTTGTGAAACAATTTGCCAATACCAACCCTGAACCTTTAAAACGCCCCAGCTTCTGATCCCTCCTCTTTCTGCCAATGATCAGATGCATCACCTTGACCAAGATACCTAATAAACATGCTGTGCCTCAGTGCCCGTGCCCCGGCTCTGTGACATCACAGAAAGCCTCACTAAAGATGAGGCTCGGAGGTTAGACCTGAGGccagggggagtgggggaggggcgttCTAAAGGGACACTGTTTCCACCACTCCTGGACACCTGTTCTCTTTGCTCCAAAGTTAGGTAACTCCCCCTCACCTTGACCCCATGGTTTCTCTGGGTCCCAGTCTCCAAAGCTGTGCCAAATGACCCCCGCGGGCTCCTCAGCTCCAGAAGACGCCTTCCTGCTGACCTTGTTCTTCCTGTGGGGTCCCTGGAGACCTGAAGTTCAGAGCCCACAGGGGCCAACCTTTTCTTTGGCTCCTGCTTCCACCTAGAGGAGCGCACTGGCAGTGCTAGAAACACcacaccccacccacccgcccagcCAGCATCTCCTACGTCACCATCGTTCGCATTATTGAGcgcttgctatgtgccagacatcTGTCACCCAAGCCTCCCAGAAACATTCTGGGGTAGGTTttaccatccccattttacagttaagACGACTGAGGTCCGAGGAGGTTAAACTGCTCTAAATTACACAGCAAGGTCCAGCAAGAATTACTAGTATAGCCCACCtccatttacataaaaaaaattgtatggcctggccggtgtggttcagtggttgagccttgacctatgaaccaggaggtcatggttcaattccaaatcacgggcacatgtccaggttgtgggctcaatccccagtaggaggtgtgcagccaatcaatgattctaatcattgctgtttctatctctccctctccctttctctctggaaatcaataaaaagaatttttctttaatgtgtGTTCTTCATTGCTCCACTGCTCCACCAAGCTTCAGGGGGAACCTTTCCATTTGAAAACCAGTGGCCGCCAACCTTCTGAGGTGGTTCTGAGCATCTCTTCCTCTGGAATTGCCTGTAGGGTGAGGCCGTAGACAGCCCAGGCTCTGGCACCAGCCAATACTACGGTACAATCCCCACTGCTGCTCTCGGCTGTGAGACCTGGGAAAGTTCCGTTCCGACACCTGAAAAATTAAAGTCCTGCCTTGCAGAGTGATGCTGGAAGTTAAGAGAGCTGATAGATGTCAAAGGACCTGTCCAAGATGCTCAACGAACGCCATTGTCCTTGACACCTTGGCTGTTTCCCTTGCTTATCTTCTAAGATTGAATTCACTGGGAAAACGAGGTCAGTTCAGAATCAGGATGTTTCTATCCATTTCTGTGAGCAGGGAGTAAAACCCCTCTTAGTAGAAGGGAGACTGGGGATGATATTGGCCATATTGTTGTCCACAAGAGAAGGCTCGTGTGTCTATTCACACGATATTGCAAGGGCACCTCCTCTGTGCAAAGCCCTGTGCTCAGTGCTGGGGTTCAGCGATACACTGGACCCATCCCTGCCTCCTTGAGAGCGAGAATCTCTCCCCCACGTTCACTGCCATCTCCTTTGCACGGTGCTGCCACCAGTAGGTCCCCAATAAATACATGCTGAGCAAATGTCTCATTCCCAGACGTGACAAAGGCTTTGGAGAAGAAtgaggtggggaagggaagagggagttctgggggaaggaaggtctaaaTAGGGAGAATTAAATAGGGTGAACAGGCCAGAGGCCTCTCTAGGAAAGGTGACCTTTAAGCAAGGCTTGAAGAAGGGAGGGACCGAGTCTCTTGGACCTCTGGGGAAGAGCACTCCAGGCTGAAGGTGGAGCCTAGGCAAAGGCAGCTAGAAtggaggggctggagggtgggaggagacagctgggaggagtgggggaaggCAGTATTAGATTACGAACTTGGCCTGGACACAGGAATGAGAGCAGGCAATGGCCAGGGGcccagaagagagaaaggaggttGGAAATGAGTTAAGGATGTACCACCTTTGAACGTGGATCATAGTAGCTGGATCTTTGGAGAGATGAAGCGGTCCAACCACTACCTGATAGAGATGGGAGCCTAGGCCCAGAGACAGGCATGGACtaacccaaagccacacagcaagTGAGTGCAGAGCCAGGCTTTTAATTGGCAAGACTGAGCCGCAGCATCATGCTCCCATGGCACCAGGGCCCAGCTGGAATAGAGCCAATAAGCTACACCCAGGAAAGCGAAGGCAAAGAGGGTGAGCACTGAGCCAGCACCTAGGTGCACCTGCCATCATCGTGGTCACTTGATGTACAGTTAACTATTTGTTCCAAGGTGGGTACCactattcccattttccagatagaAGGAAAACGAGGCTCAAAGAGATTACAGAATCAGCCCAAGAGCAGACACTAAAAAACGGAAGGTAAATCTGACTTCTAAACACAGCCTTCTCCGTGGGCGCTGCAGCATGCATGTGCTGGGCTCTGCTGGCATTTTCCAGTCTCATGTTCACTCAAGGAAACAGCCCTGCCCAGAGAACTGTGCCAGACCTCCAGGTCTGTCGACTCAACAGGGCGCCTCTGCAGGTAGACCATCAGAGTAGAGGGTCCGAGCCCTTTCTTGGGTAGACCATCAGAGTAGAGGGTCCGAGCCCTTTCTTGGGTAAGAGAACTCTGGACAGAAGAGGAAGAACTGGCCAGAGGTAGGTCCACACAGGTGAGCCTgggcctgctgaccacagggaACTCaggtctgggagggaggggtgatgCCTTGGGAGAGGCTGGCCCAGTATGACACACCGCTGAAATAACAATGGGCTTCTGAGATGGGGGCTGcagagccagccccaccccagtaccctttcctctccccacagcccaccaaAACATGGCGTCAAAGTTCTTCTGTTGTTGCTGTGAGTCCAGCGAGGGGCCTCCTAACACTGTCCACCCCTACGATGCAGCAATGTCCCAAGAGAATCATCCACGGACCTTCGGTAGGTTCCAGACGTGGCTGTGAGGTAGTTGGCAAGAACACCCGAGTCTCCCCAGCCACCTTTTGCTGGAACACCCTCAGATTTCTTTCAGCCtgttgggggtgtgggaggggagtaATTACCCAAACCTGTTAAGATACATCCTAAAGACTATATTTATTAGATATTAAAGATCACTGGCTTGCGTGTGACATACCTGCTTGAGTTCTGCCTCAGCTACCTACTAAGCTGGAGCATGTCAGTGGATCgctctctgagcttcagcatcttcctctgtaaaatgaagatgatgatAACATACCGCCTACTTATCAGACTGTTGGGAGGATGAAATGGGGCAACACAGATAAGTGCTTAGAATATGGCACCACACGAAGGCACCCAACAAATGGAAACTGTGTATGTGTAGTAGTCAGGACCAGCTAGGCTATGCTGATGTAACAAGTAAACTCTAAGATATCAACTGTTTAACCCAATTTAGGATTATTCTTAGCCCAAGCAAGCAGAATTTTATTAAGCCAAATGGGATCAGACCAAGAGTGTTTATTCATGTGTAATTCAAAGCCTTGTCCTTCACTTTCAGATCTAAACACAAGTCCTCACAGAAATGGTGGGCAAAAGagatgcccccaccccaacaACACGATGATGAAGGCATGTACTATTGGGAGACCCTGAGGGTTCAACTAGTCAGGAAGCAGCCCTACGCAGGTCACCGAGGCGGCCCAGCTGTGGGAGTGACTCcgggaggaaaagggaggtgaACAGGGACCATGAAGACTGATTCAGAAACTCCCCCGAGGAGGAGAAGACGTTGGAGCCATCCCTGAGCCACCAGCAAGTCACCTCAGCTCCTGAGGAAGCCACTGCTGGAGGAGCTGCCTCCGATTAAAGTCCTTGGTTGCATCATAGGACTgtgtccctcttttcccctcccccagccctactTCAGCGATTCCCTTGCATGTGGAGCAATCAGAACCTAGTGTCTTAAAAAGAAATGTGACTTTTATCATTCTAAAACATTTCAGTCACTCCTAACCAACCTAGCAAGGACGTGTCTAGGAGAGGCCAGCTAGAGTAACGGGCGGCTATCCATGGATGCTGTAATACATGACTATTCCTTGCAGGCATAATTCTGCTCACCTGCTGTGCGGCTCCATTTGGTGCTCACGACCATAGTGAGCAGCGGGCAGGCTGTGCAAAAACCGGTTGTGCAACTTGCAGCCCTAGAGTGACAGTGCAGTTACACGGAGCTATTTGCTACAGCACAGAGCACGCAAACATGAGTAACATGCAGGGGATCCCGAATGCCTTCAAGTTTagccagggagccaggcacaGAAGCGGATCACTTCATGGTAACAGAACAACTCGGAGAGCAAAAAGATGAGGGGCATCTTGCAACCACCTTGGGAATTCAGGGGAGGCTTTCTGGAAGAGATGGTGCTTGAGTGTTCTGAAGGTTGAAAAGGGAATTGGCCAACGGAAGAGGAGGGTGAATCATACCCCAGAAGGAGGGAACAAAATAAGTTGGGAAACAGAAGCACAGCCTGGGGGAGGTATGAGAAGAGTGCACTTCAATGTTTGGAATGACTGAAATGAAAACCTGAGCCAGAGTGTGGGGGGACGTGAGCGGCAGTGCAGTGAGAGCCTACAatccaggggaagggaggtggactCTATCCTGAAGGTCCTGGGGAGCCACAGATGAGTTTTAAGCAACAAAATAACATTGCCAGATTTCTGACTCTTGCCATGTGAACATGGTGAGTTAAGGAAACAGTTCATCAAATTAGCACTCCCTGTTCCTGCCCCCACCTCAGaaaagaggaattttaaaagaTGCTGCCATTTTAAGGAAGGGGTATGAGTACTAATGGTAATAATAGCAATGCATAAAGTCTGGTATATTGCTTATTCTTTTAAGTGCTTTATAAAGATCAACTTAGTATAATAACCCAACAGTGTTAGTACTATTACTAGCCTGATTTTACAaattaggaaactgagacagagagctTAGAAAGTCTCTTAAGGTTACAATaatagtaaatggcagagctgagacttgAACCCAGGAAGCCTGACTTCAGAATCTATACTCTTAACCAACGAGTTAGGCTGCCCTTCACAATGATGATAGAATGCCATTCAGTTGTTCTCTGGGCTCCAAATGTATCGCTCATTGCCTGCTTTTCAAAAACTAAAGCTGATCCCTTTACATCTTTGCCTATtccaaccggcgtggctcagtggttgagtgttgatctacaaaccaggaggtcatggttctatccccggt from Eptesicus fuscus isolate TK198812 chromosome 15, DD_ASM_mEF_20220401, whole genome shotgun sequence encodes:
- the TEX53 gene encoding testis-expressed protein 53, whose amino-acid sequence is MLEVKRADRCQRTCPRCSTNAIVLDTLAVSLAYLLRLNSLGKRAHQNMASKFFCCCCESSEGPPNTVHPYDAAMSQENHPRTFDLNTSPHRNGGQKRCPHPNNTMMKACTIGRP